The genomic DNA TTGGAATTTCACCTCCAGGGTAAACAATGTTCCCCACTCGCTCATACCATAAGTTATCCTGCATATACATTTGCAGTCCATTTAATActgtatattttaatattatgtcgtaagaaactttatattcataaatcaatAGTCCAAGTAAGATTTTcagatagaaaatattttgattaaggAATTATCAACTTCGTCTTAGTTAAGACTACCTAGtatttcattttatcaaataaaaataattaaatatattaattatttagttaacaatagtaaatttatatgtataaaaatattatacaataagaaagctatattttaaatgtaattctgtataatataatttaaagttaagataTAATGAGAATAGTAAATTTAATAGCATGTTGAGAATAAAAGTATGAGAACTACAAATTGGTGGATCTGTTTATAATTGTGAAGAATATTGTGGTGTTAGAATAGTTTTCATAAATTGATGGACATGTCTTatgtttctaaaaaaaaaaattgcagttttTGGTTAGTAATGTAAAATAGTGAGTTTCGACCAAAATAGACCGttccataataaaaaatagagagtTATAAAAAAAGTAGAAATTTCATTTATGCTTTCAATTCCCTTTCCTAGTCTTgactttttgttttctctttcatcaaaacttgcattcttctttcatcaaatttgttCAATGTCTATTttgaatagtttaatttaatataatctttaattcaaaatcactctatCATAAGATAATAGAGTATCTATATGTCTAATAGTATACTCATTATTGggcatatataattttattgttttgtcattACCCTTGCAAATACttctcccttaaaatttttatatacacaagAAGCCAattaatcttttcttgagattatattgaattaaactttccACTAATTTCATAACTAAGTATCATTAGGTGTGTATTGTCTAAAAAATTCCatcaagatgatgaaaataaagaGAGTTATGTTTAAGGAGAGATGTTGAGAATAAAGGTGAGTCAACTATTGAAGTTATGTTTAAGGGGAGATgctaaagagaaagagagttaTGTTCAAGGAGAGATGTTGACAATAAAAGTATGAGAAGTGCAAAGTGATGAATTAGTTTGTAATAGTACTTAAGTGTTTGAATTGCAAAGTGGTGAATTTGTTTGTAATGGTACTTAAGTGTCAGAATTACAAAGTGGTGTATTTAATTGCAATTAAATCAAATCGGTGAGTTTTATTCAAAACTCATTGTTTCATTACAGCATAAACAGGAAGAAGAAAACCTAGTCATGTTGTTCAAGCATCGACCTATCTTCATTCCAAATAATTTCTAGTTTCTTTTCTAGGTTtcaatcaaaaaaatcaaagagagaTGGATTGCCAACATGTCAATCAAATCTTCTATATAAATCCTAGTTGTTGTATGCTTAGATGTTGatgatcaatttaaaaaaaaaaaattctctcattTTGTCTTTTCTCACTTAGCCTACTTGATTTTGcatagtaaatattataaattccctttaaataatttagtatattattatgaaatttgaacataattattatatattatatataaatttaatagtttcacccaaatcattttcaatttaataaaactttaaaaacttagtgCAATCCAATACAACGTACCAAATACATCCAAAAAATCTCAAGTAGGCAAGACACCACAAGAATAGGgctatttgttaagtttatataaattaaaattttaattcacatgtttttatttttacaatgaaatatgtatactaatatttaatttttaactcttTTGAATGGGacattaaaagttataaatttgaagattcaaaatttatagaaaatgaattgacatcataagaaaacagaaaaaatgagAGAGATAGACTTACTTCATGGTGATACCACACATTTGCATTTCTCTCAATATTCAGGAGAGCATCTTTCATatctaattttagtttgaaacaaTTGTGGAGCCAGGCATTCCCATAACAAATTGAATAATTACCTAGGAATGAAGCTGGTAAACTTGATATTGATTCAAGATTTATGCAATTCACCGCAATCAGTTCGATTAACCTGCTTGGAAGCTCTGGTAAGTATTTAAGCCTCTGGCAATTGCTTAAATCAAGAAAGATCAGGTTAGAGAGGTCTTTGATGCTCTCTGGTAGTGTCTCCAAATTGTTTTGGccaagatttaaatatttaagtgagAATAATTGGCCAATATTGTTGGGTAACACTTCAATGCAACAATCAACCAAGATTAGGTCACTCATTCTTTGGAAGACAGATAAATCCATGAGTGGGATACCCGATCGCTTTTGCGTCTTACATCTTGTTAAAGATAATGTCTCCAGGTTGATCAAACTTGTCATAAATGTTGATATTTCTGCAAAAGAAATTTCTTCCAGTTCTAGTACCTCCAGAGTTTGTAAATTTCCCATGTCATTAGGCAATCTGTCAAGTTTGGAACAACCCGAGAGATAAAGAGATTTAAGAGATTTCAACTCACGAATACTATCTGGTAATCTCTCAAGCTTTGAACATTTTCTAAGACTCAATGTTACTAGTCTAAATAAATGCCCTATTGATGAGAATTCTTTAATAGCAGTTCCATCTAAATATAACACTTCAACTGTACTAGGGAGATATGAAACTTCTTTGAGATTTGAGCAATTAGAGAGAATAACTACTTGAAGAGATTGGCAATTAGAACTAATTGGAAGATTATCAAAGCCTTTGCATCCTTGTAGACATAGGATAACAAGTTTATGGAGATTATCGATAGATGAGAAACTCTCAAGCAAATTTGTACAATCTCCAAGCTCTAAGCACTCAAGATTTGGCATAAGTGATAAATCTGGTATACTATATAGATACTTAGAGTGATTGAGATcaatatgtttcaaattaacaagaacctgccagaaaaagaaaaaataataaaattaaatgaagtaAAGCTAGAAACAcatctaacaaaaaattataatttaaagtgTACAAAAAAGAgcaatataaaagttaataaataccTGGTCACCAGTCCAAAGTTGTCTAACATTGCTATCAGGTATGTAAAGTGCAACAAGGttctttggattaaaatttggtgGCAATGATTTGTCAGAATATCCATGCCAGCAAAAGTACCTTAGCTCAGAGAAATCAGACTCAAGTTTCTCAAAACCATGCACCTTCTTTTCATGTTCGAACTCATAAATTTCCAAGAATCTTAGGTTTTGCATCTTGTTGAAAGCTTTAGGATTTAAATGCAACGCTTTTACTTTGAACGTATGAAAGCATATACTTCGAATTGCTCTAGTTCCCTGGAAATCACAAGCATATTGGTGAAAAGTCAATTTGAAATTGCTTAATTACATCAATTCTTAAGTAATTTACtctcaaatatatttctttctcaaatttcttttcagaatatgtaaataaaataataatagttgtGTCATTGCTACCCTATACCAAATAATTTAGTTCCCAATGATAACTGGAAATGAATATTCTgctaactaatattttattatatgtatgtataaaatagaaataaaaaataagtgttCTGGCTTTTACCATATTATACTTCAACACTGAAAAGATTGCATCGGGATCCCACAATCGACTACGTTTGCCAGGATCATCAATTGATTCTTGCTGAACAATTTTTCTACCCATTTCTTCAAGTAAATCATGCATTATTATGGTGTTAGATGATGTAGTTATGAGACACCTTTCAATGAGAacatttatacaaatatgaGAGTCAAAGTCACAAGCATTCAAGATTGCTTCTATGAGATCTCTTTTAAATCCTTTAAAGAAACatgcaatatctaaaaatacAACCTTGTCTTTATCATTTAATCCatcataacttatttttaaCACCTTGTGGACATCTACATGAAGACTTGTTCTTAAGTTTTTCAGTACACTTTCCCATTCTCTCTTCGTCCTCTTGAATAAAAAGGAACCTAGAACTTTAAGAGCTAGTGGAACACCCTTAACATAAGCTACTACTATAGATGATAGCTCGTTATAATCTTCAATTGGAGTGTTTTGTCGAAAGGCATTTAGGGCAAAAAGTTGAAGAGCATTATCAAAACATAACCCTTTCATTTCATGAATGTGATCCACTTCACAATTTCTTAGCACATGTTTATCCCTTGTTGTTAAAATGATTTGACTATTTGAATCCAAGTCGTCAAAAACTCCCATTAAACATTCTATTTGTACTAACTTTGTTACATCATCAAACACAATAAGAACTTTTTTTCTGCTAATAAGACTTTTTCTTCTAAAGGTGAATCCATGATTGAGATGTTCATCCTCTAAAATTGCAGAACTCAATTTTTGGCATAAGTCATTTAATCCCCCgtttttctctaattcttctCTAATATTCAAAATGAAGTAAGATGCTTCAAACTGTTTAgagattttttcaaatatagcACTAGCAAGAGTAGTTTTTCCTATGCCCCCGATGCCCCAAATTCCTAGCTTCCAAACACCCTttgaacataataaattttcaatcttctCAATTGATGACTCTAGTCCAATTAGGTTCTTGGTAAGAATAAATGAGGAGTTGTAATCCAATTTCCTCCATATATCATTGACAATATCCTTTACCAACACTGCCTcattcctaaaaataaaaaataaataattaaataatatgatactaAACTTAAATGACTGAAaaccaaataaagaaatataacataattttagttcttttctgtttcttttgactgttcattgaataaaaatttttaaaacgcAAGATTGGCATGATGAAGAACTGCGTCATGACATGAACTAAACTTCATTTCTCAGTGGCACAATATTTTGGATTCcaatataatttgatcatcacTTTCCATGTCCTAAAAACTTGTAAAACTTATCAGTAAGTATATattcaatgatatatcatatttagaTAGTAATTAGCTGTCATCCAAAAAAGTAAAACTGACGGTTCATATTAATGGATTGTGTTTGTATTAAGTTTTTCTGTGTTTTGGGCAAGAAGACACACAACAAGAACCCAACCCAAATTAGCATACTATAAAAAACAATGTCAAACTtccaattgattattattttgaccATCTAATCTGTCTCCAGCAAATCtggaaaagataataaaaacagaaaatataagGAACTGCCGTATGtaagattattacataaaaattggtaatttgtAGCTTACAAAATGCTtaccaaaaacaaaagattattacataaaaacattgacaaaaaaatttacagttaCCTAGAGTTCTTTGAATCATAACCAGATAATTGGCCGCATCCCTCAAAGCAGTCCTCCATCTCTGCAACATCTCTGAATCATCCATAAAACGCTTTTCAAGCTCAGCAAATGCTTTCCCAAAATCCCCAGTTTGATTCCTCACATCAGATGGATCTACTTCATAGAAGACCGGTATTATGATCTGATCATAAGTGTTCTTACATTTAACAATCTCTTCAAGTTCTCTGAGACACCATCTTGAGGAAGCATACcctttagaaaaaatgataaccgagatctttgaatgttcaattgccttcaaaagagatatagaaatttcttctcctctaACTAGGctatcatcaatgaaagttcTAATCTTTTTTTGACAAAAGGCTTCATACAGATGGCTGGTAATGTTTTGTCGGGTGTCCACACCACGGAAACTAAGAAAAACCTCATACTCTAGTTTAGGAGTAATGGatgaagaagacgaagaagaagaggaagccatAAAGTGCAAGTGAAGAGAGGCACTTCGCATAAACAAACAAGGGTAAACTAAAACATCACCTAATTGAGCAATTGAACTATATTCCACAATATCTACgtctttttcatctcttttcccAGGAAGATGGCCTGCCTTTTTATTCGTTTAATTatatggtaatatattattgtttgaacATAAGTTTGCGTTTactttttatacacataattttattaatattaaatattaaaatatttaactattttcGCCAATGAAAATTTAGACCATTTGTTAAGCTCAATAGTCTCCCTCCATTGAAGTTAAGACTATTAGTTAAGACTATTAGTTTAGAGTAGCATGTTAACAGGACCATCAAAATCTCCATTGCGGTCAAGTCATGGCATCaaaatctctttgtattttttcttccgaagaaattggaaaattaaatatgaaaatgacaaCATTAAATTCCCTCCATTTCTAATTTTGCTGCTCTCAGcagttgaaaatttgatttcgttttaatattttttgtgggAATTAGTCtgcatgaattaattttatttttttactttatctggatttggaaaaaaattttcttgataTCCTTTTTAAGATCGTTAAAGCATTTCAGGAATTTCCCTGCAATTCTTTGTGTATTTggcaaattttgattttagtttttcaatatttgaatcGTGAATTCAGTTGTGGAAATCCAGACCACAAACTATCGAATTGTGCCTTTtgtttctaattaattaattaattttgtttctaattaacAATTCTTTATTTACAATATAATGATTATAGAATCGAGTAttgactcaaaattttattttattttttttacaggtaaatattttatattacaaaatCTTCCAAAAACAGTCCCAATACATCCTGAACTCATCCCCAAGGAGGATAGCCAATAATACACTGCCAAAACATAATAAAAGCCCAGACAACAAGGAAGAGTCCTATCAAGACTCAAAGAGAACATGAAGCATATGCTAAGGAATTACAACACATTATAGCATCCAAACAACCATGCACCAAGGCTATACAAACATTGCATCCCAAAGAAACTCACGGAGCCCATCAACTCAATAAATTAATCCAAGGCCCGGGAACCACACTGTTGGAAAATTGGGGCTGAGGCCGAATGACTTGGACAGCTTCCACAAACTAAGACAACAAATAAATAGCTGCCACAGAAACAAGCAAAAGAGATGCCAAGGCAGATCCTCGGGCACCAGGGAAATGCATTACACCTGGAAAGAAATCCATACCACAGCAGCAAGCAAGGACGCAGAGAGTTCGGATGCATTTCCGGACTCCAGCAGCACCAGACAAGAAACCAGCATCAGCCTGCAAAAGAAACGGTATAGCAGCAGAGAGCGGACTACTGGCTCCAAACTCGAATGTAGCACTGCAGGCCAACAACTGAGAACAACCAGCACAGCAACCGGAGCACTACAAAGCACATCAGGAGGAAATGCAGGTGCCAACACTGGGAAGCAGACGTAATAGACAAAAGCAAAATCAGGAGATGACAGGAGCACCGGCTGAATCAATTGACAATCCGAACTCAATGAATTCGGACGCTCTACTCGGAGAGACAAAACTCAGCTTGCTTGATCATACAACAAACCAGCATCCAAAGATCCTCATAGAAGGACTACAGCTCAGGAATTTCAGACCAGAACCCATCAACGGAGGATAATTAAGCCCAAACCGGAGGACCATATCATCATGTAGCAATCCAGGAGCAAAAATTTGAAGATGCAAGAAAAGCCAGCGGGAAGAATTCAAGCCAACCAGACCAGCAAAGACCGAAGGTCCATGATGACCAGAAGCATGCCTCAACTGCATGGAAACCAAGTAGCAGACCACGAGAAATTTTTGAGGGCGCGAAACCAAGCCACAGCCGGGGAAAAGGGAGGCCAGGAGAACAACAGCAGGAGAAGCAGGGGAATGAACGGCAAAAACAGGGGAAGCACAGAAAACTGATGCAAAAGCTTCTGATCAGAATTTAGAAGCAAACACAAGCACCAGGAAACAGGAGATTCAAGCTCCAGAAGACAGTAGCGAAAAGGCAGGTTTCAAAAGCCACCAGGAAAGAGCAGAAGAGAAAATCCCAGCAGCAGAGTTGAGGCAATGGAGAGGGGAAAAGCTATCAATATTTACCACTGCAACCAGCACCAAAGCCTACAGAATAGGACTCGACTAAAGATCAGAAAGAGGGAACCTACAAAAGAACATACTGTTTGCAAAAAGGGCTGCCACCTCCAAAGAGGAGAAGCCTTAGCATTTGAAGGTTAAAGATGCAGTTGAGGAGGTTCCAATTCCTAGCAATGGCTTTATTGACATTAGTAGGCGAAAAATTTGAGAGGTCAGCCCCTTTGCCTCTTACCAGTCTTCTGAGCCTTTCCACAATTCTATCTTTGAGCTGCAGAAGATTGGAGAAAATCCTGTTGTTTCTTTCCTTCCAAATGGCATAAATAGTAGCCCCAGGCTTAACTTGCCCATGAAGAATTTTAACTGACCTCCTTCCAATCCAAAGAAATTTCGTCAATAAAGGAGTTCTAGTTTTGCCCATTATAACTCAAGAAACTTTTCCTCAAAATGGTCTTCCAAATATAGTTGTTGTATTCACATCTGAAGAAAATGTGGTTTATATCCTCATCATAATGATTACATAACACGCATTTAGCATTATTTGTGAGTCCAAGTTTGACAAATTTGTCTCTAGTCATGAGTCTTTGCTTAATTGCCAACAAGAGGATAATAGCTTGTCTAGGAATGTGTTTTTTGTGACATACAAGGTCAGCCCACTTAACCTCTCTTTTCTTACTCCTGAACTCATTCCAAATCGACTTCATAGAAAACTGACCATTGGATGACGGCAACCATGCGATAGAATCTAAGCCATCTCTAGGATTATTCATCAATGCCCCTTGATCTCTGAAAGTGCATTAGAGTCCGCAGCTGACCATTTCCAAGAGTTGTCATTCACAATCTCCATAACTTTCACCTCCCTACTAATACCCGAGTCATCAATGCCCCTTGATTGGTCTTTCTCTATACTTCTCCAAGAGAGGGTCATATGGGTGCTAATTGTTTATCCAAAAAAAAGTATTCTTCCCttttccaattttatatttgattttgtctcaacttatattttattttgattaaattcaaCCACCACAGACTATCATTGGTTGGAGTGGTCAGTTTggtctcaaaaaaaaaaaaagttcaatttaaataagattttcttattaaaaaaactggttattttgaaatgattcaacttgaaattttaaaatttcaaaaaccactttgaactttttttaaggttaaaagaaacctaaaaatttttattaacacctctagtatttttaaaattacaattactcTCAAAACTTTTGGaaagggaaaatagaaaaaataagaggaaaagaaaaataaaaagaataagagggaaaggagaaaatagaaaaaaaagaaaaatgtatataaaatgattttcatttatttcacCTAATGAAATTCACTAACAGAAGTAGATGGCAAGTGAACATTGgctcttttaaatttaaaagatcaGAACATCATTTTGACAAACCTTGGGGGGAAAATAGTCTATTAACCTTGTCTTTCATTCTTTATGGCCATGACAAAAGATAGACGGCCTAAATTTTATGAACtctcaataataataaacaaggGTTAGatgagattaattttaattgaataattcataAGACTGTTGCCTTGTAAAAATTTACATGACAACATTGCAAAGGTACCTTGAAAACATAAACCTTAAATATATGCTTTAAAAGATCATAAAAATGAACATCATgcatcaaaaattgatttaactaCAAACTTAACTTCGTCCCGGTTAAAAGACTATATTCACAATTTCCCTAATGCTTGTGGCTGCTTCAAAAATGTCAGCAATTTAAAGTTTGcaaattatgtttataacaACAATGTCCAGAGGTACCTCTAATCAGGAAACGAAGTTTGAGCAGTGATGATCTTCCAAAGAGTTTGAGCTTGTTAATATTTTCTGGTATAAGATTAGGCAGTGTCACGAGGATGGGTGGCCCAAATTGAACTAAAAGCTCCAAGGCCTTGGAAGTACTCTCCTAGTGCAAGCAAGCCTCGAGCAACCTGGCAAGTTGTTAGGATACAAGACATCTGCTGTAGTGTTTCTTGTCCAAAATAATCAGCCTGTTCGGACAAGAGcttataaatttgataacatGTCAAGACGTTCCAAGTACAAACTAACATGTATCAAATCGTATGAATCCGAAATTTAAAGAACCATGTTATGCTAAGATCAGTATATTACTTTCTGCCAATCATATCATTTTTGCTAACAGAAACCGATTAGTGGTCTGGTTGCCGGTCATGAAATCTTATTCAGAGAAACTATCAACAGTAGAGAATGTCCATATTTGACTATGTAGCCATACTTAAGTTTGCAGAAAAGCAAAGCACTGAAGGAAAAATCAACTACGGTTTTTTAGCTCATCACGAAATGATATTTCCTACAAATCATGACTGCAATAAATCGccaaaataatgaattcaaaGCGAAGAAGATGGTCTAAAAGGAAAGGGATGAGAAAATAGGTGTGATTTGTCTGGCATCACAGGTATGCATTCGATCTGCATAGTGCTTAAACAAATGTTAGAAGCAgaagaaaacttcaatttcacagATAAATGGAAATTCAACTCGCTAGAAAGTTTCTCAACTTAAATTAGATGTGCTGATAAAGAACTAATTAACTGGTCAGAAAACGCATTACAGAAAGATATTGAAAGTTAAGATCGGCAGCAATACCCGGATTCTTACCTAGTTCAAAAAGCTGACCAGAGCTTCCAACTTCTCCATTGCAGTAGGTATCTTTGGGATGCAACCTCCTTATACCAACAGTTTCAGCAAGAGTCGACTGCAATTTCTCCTTGCCTTGAGTCAGAGCATCTTCCACTTGCTGAGATGACTGTCTTAGATTATTAACTTCTATCTTTCCTGAATCGATCAAGGTGTCAAGATCAGGAACGAAAGCCAATTATCAATGTCAGCTTATGAATCGACGTTATTCTACCTGTGGTGAAAGACCTAAAGCGTGAGGTTATTGAATCAGATCATGTATTCGTAGGTTATGATTACAGTAACATGTTATTCAAATTGCTTGCACTCAATTTGAATAGCCAGGGTGGAATAGTTTTCTTTGTTGAACATGCAACTAAGAATTGAATACTATAAATTGC from Mangifera indica cultivar Alphonso chromosome 16, CATAS_Mindica_2.1, whole genome shotgun sequence includes the following:
- the LOC123199010 gene encoding disease resistance-like protein DSC1 — protein: MGKTRTPLLTKFLWIGRRSVKILHGQVKPGATIYAIWKERNNRIFSNLLQLKDRIVERLRRLVRGKGADLSNFSPTNVNKAIARNWNLLNCIFNLQMLRLLLFGEAFASVFCASPVFAVHSPASPAVVLLASLFPGCGLVSRPQKFLVVCYLVSMQLRHASGHHGPSVFAGLVGLNSSRWLFLHLQIFAPGLLHDDMVLRFGLNYPPLMGSGLKFLSCSPSMRIFGCWFVPVLLSSPDFAFVYYVCFPVLAPAFPPDVLCSAPVAVLADAGFLSGAAGVRKCIRTLCVLACCCGMDFFPGVMHFPGARGSALASLLLVSVAAIYLLSYASLHLHFMASSSSSSSSSITPKLEYEVFLSFRGVDTRQNITSHLWCLRELEEIVKCKNTYDQIIIPVFYEVDPSDVRNQTGDFGKAFAELEKRFMDDSEMLQRWRTALRDAANYLVMIQRTLVLVKDIVNDIWRKLDYNSSFILTKNLIGLESSIEKIENLLCSKGVWKLGIWGIGGIGKTTLASAIFEKISKQFEASYFILNIREELEKNGGLNDLCQKLSSAILEDEHLNHGFTFRRKSLISRKKVLIVFDDVTKLVQIECLMGVFDDLDSNSQIILTTRDKHVLRNCEVDHIHEMKGLCFDNALQLFALNAFRQNTPIEDYNELSSIVVAYVKGVPLALKVLGSFLFKRTKREWESVLKNLRTSLHVDVHKVLKISYDGLNDKDKVVFLDIACFFKGFKRDLIEAILNACDFDSHICINVLIERCLITTSSNTIIMHDLLEEMGRKIVQQESIDDPGKRSRLWDPDAIFSVLKYNMGTRAIRSICFHTFKVKALHLNPKAFNKMQNLRFLEIYEFEHEKKVHGFEKLESDFSELRYFCWHGYSDKSLPPNFNPKNLVALYIPDSNVRQLWTGDQVLVNLKHIDLNHSKYLYSIPDLSLMPNLECLELGDCTNLLESFSSIDNLHKLVILCLQGCKGFDNLPISSNCQSLQVVILSNCSNLKEVSYLPSTVEVLYLDGTAIKEFSSIGHLFRLVTLSLRKCSKLERLPDSIRELKSLKSLYLSGCSKLDRLPNDMGNLQTLEVLELEEISFAEISTFMTSLINLETLSLTRCKTQKRSGIPLMDLSVFQRMSDLILVDCCIEVLPNNIGQLFSLKYLNLGQNNLETLPESIKDLSNLIFLDLSNCQRLKYLPELPSRLIELIAVNCINLESISSLPASFLGNYSICYGNAWLHNCFKLKLDMKDALLNIERNANVWYHHEDNLWYERVGNIVYPGGEIPKWFDLKNNESFIKFPEGWVNDNLIGFVFCVVVPSQDYKQNIGFHLIVNGKETYSKYLIQLFHSWLKFLEGENVIKSDHVVIGYVYIGMFIKFQKFNLNNQVGVEFFIEQATETGKVRSQVKKCGMTLLYAKNDDLRRDARVDQNDERSHKRLKLED